Genomic segment of Dermacentor albipictus isolate Rhodes 1998 colony chromosome 5, USDA_Dalb.pri_finalv2, whole genome shotgun sequence:
CaagtgagagagaaaaagagagagaaagcaaacatGGGAAAGACGGACAAGTCAACTACACGAGATTTCTGTTTGCTGCCTTATAGGGGGTaaggaaagaaaggaacagaGCACAGCTGGAATCCTCAGCTCGTACAACCGTTTCCATCCCGGCAGGCTGTACAGCAGACGACGTCCGCATCGGAGACTTATTTGAAGGCAGGCGTACCGCACTAATATACTCAACTATTCGCTCATGGACCCAAATGCTTAGCAGCATGTCGAACTAACACGTGCCGGAGAAAAAGGAGATAAGTGTTGATAAAGACGTCTCGCACATACATCGAGGGACGCAGATGAAGCGGGAAGACGGGGACATAACGCTTGTTTTTAGTTCCCATCGCATATTGTGCGCAGCCATCATGTTGTCCGGCAGCGTGAAACTCGCTCCGGAAGATGggcacaacagaaaaagaaagaggtaaAGACGGCCGCGGGGCCTGGAAACACGGACGGCGGACGCGCTCAGTAGATGAGCACGCGGAGCCGGTCGTGGCCGATGTTTCGCAGTGCGGGCTGGCACAACTCGCTGACCATTCGAGGCGGCCCACAGACGAGGATGATGCTGTACGAGGAGGGTGGCGGGAGGTACTCCTCCAGGATGGTCTGCGTCAGCGGGCCCTCCACGTAATCCTCGTGCATCTTCTTCAGCACGTTGCGAACGGGCATCTCGGTCAGCACGTTGCAGAGCCTGCGCGGGCGTGCGACAGGACCCGAGTATTGTAACGATCGATTATATGCCACGCAGTCGATTCGCTCTTGGTGCGCCCAATGGCAATTAACTTGGTGCGACCAATGGCAATTAATGAAAATTTAAGAAGTACCAACTGCGGTCGATATCCAGCAGTGTGTTTCGCAAACTTTCGGAAGTAGTTATTCATGACACTTTGTCGCTCTAAGGGTTATGGGTGGCGTTACCTTTACCACTGCGCCTTATCCCCACAAGCGGGAGACAAACGGTGCTTTGAGCGCCACTTCCTTAAAGGTCACTTCGAAACCTCCAGTAGCTTTACGTGCAGCGTCTGCATCGGAAATCAAACGCCAGCTGTCACGAGGGAGGAATGCGGAAACGCCCCCCTTACGTACCCCGGTCCCAACGTGCCGGACCCCCGTGCGGCACTTACTGCTATGCTCGGTGCAGGCTGCATTAAACTGTACTACCTCAGGGATGGGTCCACGAAAATAGGTAGACAGTCGCAAGAAACAGTGGGTAGTTTCCGACGAAAGCTGAACATATCACAAAGACCATTGTAGAGGAAAAAACATAAAGTCCAATGGATGCTTACAATGGTATGCGCACCTACAAGCGCACTGATTATGCGTACatcagaactgatagttgggcgagttggtacgaattcatagtgcAATGTGTGGCAACATGAACAtgtacataaataaaaaaaattataacgtTAATAGTAAATAAACATGTACATGAACAAAACCAAGACCTCATGGTTGGCAGCACAACGGCGCATACACGCTGACCCACCTTGATGCTCGCTTAGTGCGCTTGTGTGTTCGTGTGCTCGCGGGCGCGCacgcgggctgccgcgcttcagTTGTTTTCGTCTCTCATCCATGCAAGAAACTTTGTTGTTGAGTCACTTGGGCCTGTGTGCCGCGGGCGATATAAATCAACGGCTTGCGCTCTTCCTCAGACAGCTCAGGTCGTTAGACAGCTCAGCGAGAAAAACTGACtgatttatctctctctctctcttactgaataaagcttcctcctcctcctcctccttccccgtcctcctcctcctccaccctaGACTGAATGTAGATTTAACGCCCGAATACGCGATTTGCTAGTTGGGTCGGCCTCATAAAAGGTAGGCAGACAATGGCGAGGAATGTTTCATCACCAAAATGTTGAGGAAGAATTGAGGAACTAGTAGAGctaagtgaaaaaagaaaaagaaagcaacgaaaaagaaataaatcatggggtttttaacgtgccaaaaccgctttctgattatgaggcacgccgtagtggaggactccggaaattttgaccacctggggttctttaacgtgcacctaaatctaagtacacgggtgttttcgcatttcgctcccatcgaaatgcggccgcggtggccgggatttaatcccgcgacctcgtgctcagcagcctaacaccatagccaccatagAGGGTGTATGAAAAAGCAACAGCTCCGTGCAGAAATTTGACAATGCTAAGAGAATTTTGAAATATTTGAGATAAATGGAACTTGTAAGTTTAACATGAAGCACAATATCCTGAAGTTACTGACCGCTTTCTAGCTCCGTAAGTGTCGCTGGCCTTCTTCAAGGAAATGGAGCAATAGACGCGCGCCCGGTGAGTACCGATGGCGAAATGAAATTTCTCAGTCTCGCTCCGAAGAATGAACTAGACTGTTATGCTCATGCAGAAGTACGGCGACAACTATTTGACTGCACCCTTTCTCCTCTGCGTCCGCCTTGTAATCATGTTGCGCTGATCACTTGCAGTTGGGTTCACTAAAAAACGAGGCCGCCAAaaccttctagtcgcactcaaaaACACCCCGTGTACTCTTCTAGATCTGCTGGCCCTATTTCCTGCGGCTGCGCCGCAGTAATCTGCGTCATCGAGCTTTGTCGCTCAGCAGGCGTTCTTTCTCCCCACGGACTTTGTGTATGTTGGCTCAGCATCTGACTGTGCTACATCGTTGATCTCGTAATGCGTAACTAACAGAGAGGAAAGAATAGTTAAGCTCCGTCGCCATTGTGTGATGCGCCGTTTCGTGGCCATGGGTAATAGCGTGATAATATCCGCATTACAAGATAAACGAACACCCAAATTTTCGCTAAAGTCATAGTACGTCGTATCGTAAGGTGAACGTGCGGCATATTCACCTTGGAATGTGGCATTGCCGCAAAGGGATTCTCTGAAACATTCTCGTTTGGTTCGCAAACTTACGTCAAGCACTTTGTGCTCGACGCGGAAGGAATCTTCAAAACCACGTGCGAACGTTTAAACGAAGTCGAAGAGCTGAAATTCGCAAGTGCTGCTCGCATAGTTCAAGTTAAGGGAATCAAGAGTCCGCGGAATCTGGAACTTTTCTTCtcaatataggcaacaaattcaGCCACCACTAAATATACTAATAAGACGCGCGCTGTCAAGAGTTTTATTGTCCTTAAGGAAGACAAAGTTGGCCGTACTCGTATAGGACAAAGTTAGCAGTTCACGCAGTTGGCGCGCAAGCGGGCGGGCTTGATTACACGTACGACACCTAACACTCCATTTCCTCGTCGATTCCCGCGGACCAAAATCCATACCTAGAGATATGGGCCGAAGGgtctcctagcagagcactgatgcattacattcTCACCAAAATAAAAGCAGACATGCTAGCAAACAGGTGCCATTATAAGCTACACCGGTGCCCGTGTTTGTCCACAAGGGTGGGCTTACCGCACGTAAGAGCTTTCTTGAACAAGATTATCGCcaacgctgcacacacaccaGACATACTTGACAAATGGCAACAAACCACAGAAGCTGTACGACTGCCAGCACTTATACCCGATGCACGCATTGTCAGGAGTCATACAGAGCAGACTTGAAACACCTTATGCGGAGCTGCGCATTAGAACATTACAACACTAGGACATTAGACATTAGAACCCTGGGAAATCGAATACAAAATTACCCCGAAACGCAGAAAGCCATCGCTACATATGGCCGACAAAGTGGCCAGTTTCGAGTAGTGTATGAGGGGTCGACAAGCCCATGCGAGAACGATGGAGCTGAGCACACACCCTAGTAATATTAAAGTCTGCATAAAGGGGAAGGTCAAAGACAAGACTGAGATGAAGTTGTGCCTCAGCCAACAATCAGACAACCTAGATGCCTTTCCCACCTAATCCCCAATCGCGGCCGAGAGCCATCGCCTTCCTTAAAATAAACACTTTATTCATTCACTCATTGTCGTTAAGGGTGGTAAAGGGGCAGTAGTCGTGTTTACACCCTTCATTGCACCTTTTCGGCACCTATGTTGGCTCAAGTCATCCTAAATGTGTTTGCTAAGGGTGTGTACGAGAACATCGCGTGTTAGTCGTGCATAAGGGTGTAAAAACAAAACCTCATGGGCACTGGAcacattatttcataaatatgcaTGCGCATTGGTACATGCCGCGTTGCATTATGAGTCTTTGTATTGTATTTTCTGCTAAGCTACTGGTATCACTGATAATTATGACGAGAGTTGACACAAGCAGGCCTGATTTTTCGAAACCGCTCAACACGGCGGCGTCCTTGTTTCAGTAGGTTGTTCCCCGGACGAAAACATAAATGAAATATTTATAAGGACGTTTTTATGTGGGTGTGTGTGCGTTGCAGTGTATTTGTTAAACTTCAGCAGACTGTGCGAAACCTTGCTAAAGCAACGCGCCCATAAAAGAGCCGGGCGCCGgtgcggggggcgggggggggggagggtcttCTTGTAGCCGTTTTGCAAGTGATCTACGCATCGTtcggtgggattcgaaccacacACGTCCCGCCACCGAGCCGGTATTCCTTAGGCGAAGCCTACCGACTGTTTGGAGCCAGTAGGGTGAACCGCGCAGCTGACAGGCGTTACCCACTAGTTGACTCGGGTATTTCTTGTCACACGACAGACGCACCTGAACATCCTCTGCTGGTGCTTGGCATATTCCTTGAGCTCCTTGTGCATAATGATGTCCTTCTCGGAGTGGTTCACGTTGACCATAAAGATGCGCGTGACGTCATTCGGGTCGGCGAACTTGTGGCGCAGCAGCTGCAACATGGGCGTCACGCCCGAGCCAGCGGCCACCAAGCCGATATGCGAGGCGAGGCACAGCACGGTGCCGCTCTCCATCACGAACCGGCCGCGACCAACGTACTCGAAGTTACCCTTCGGACCCTGGACCTGTGCGCGTGGGCAAAGCGTCAGCGCAGAGCACAGGCGAAACTCGAGGTGCCGcgatcgttgtcgtcgtcgtcgtaataataataataataataataataataataataataataataataataataataataataataataataataataataataataatgataataataaactaGAATTTCCACTTTATATGATATTTAGTAAAAGCATGTCACATTTGTTTCTGTAGCCAGTGACAGGTTAACAATGAAAATGCAGAAGCTCCTACCGACCAAAAAACCTGTATACAGGGTGCTACAGCTAACCTTAGCCAGAATataaaaatatacaaatgccacgtagctggacagaaccaaaataatgttgtttgccatagCTTGCAGGTCCTCAAACTATTTCTTTCATTGCGCCTCATTAGATAATTAGCcctaattaattaatgaacttctcaaatattataataaggtgaaaagtgtgaatgagcaAAGTGTAGAGCGAcaagaaaaactcccgatacagctttccgtacctcaatacgggctacataaaagtgttttctgagcttgaaagaagcccgccaatgcgggcaaagtgcctcgaggagccggtcgcgcggcaatttcgcgcgCATCTGCGGgcgtctttcacgctcggaaaaatgaCCTCGGGCTTAGAAGCGCAGCACCAAAGCCAttaagcgaccacggcgggttgatgACTGGTTTCGTAAAATGTATCAACGTATCTACATTCCAGAGTGATTGATGGTGCAAGCGTACATTCGAGAATGCGTTCCCGTAGTAGGGCAGGGTAAAAATTGACTTTTACTTAGCTCTTCCGAATCAGCACGAGTAAAGCGCCGTTCCAGCACGCCTCCTCAAGCATATTTGCAAGGCTTTCCAAGCGACCGTGAGTTTCCAAGCGGTGAGCGCGCGTACCTGTATGGGGTCGCCGGGCTTCAGGCTATCCAGAACCTGCGACATGGCCCCGCCAGCTGGGAAAGAGGAGGAGGTTCCTGGCCGGTACACCTTGACGATGATGTCGAAGCTGCCACGCTGGTCGCGCAGGCTGACCGGCGTGTACGGGCGCACCAGCAGGCGCTCCCCTCGGCGCGTCCACAGGTACACGTGTTGGCCGACGGCACAGCCAAGCACCTGTTCGCGCGCAGAGAAACAACAAACAGCGCGGTCTTTCTGTAACCGTGTTTACTCGACTCTATAACGCGCACTGTTTTCCGGAAGAAATCGCTAGAGCATTGCCTGCGCCTCATAGGTGAGTGCAGGCAACATCTGGTGTGCAAATCaacactgcccccccccctccccaccacccTTCCCCCCTCCCTAATTTCGAATACCACATTTCAATATCGAAGGAGATGTTTTCCCGTGTACCAGCGTTTTTTTCCCGTTTTCTTTAATGTTTTTTTAATGACTATGGCAGATAGCAATattctaacccttgatataaATTACTCCATGAGGTGGTCATGACGAACGCGAGAAATCGAAATTCTTAATCTAATATGCAACATAATTATGCTCATTAGTAACTTAACTATCTTATGGCCCATATTCTAacctacgaattgtagccagtgagttcgcaaggcgtatccacttggaatgaattcttaggactgcaccagttttgagatattaatttCCAGTGTTGGAAAAGATGAATTAATGTTGCAGTTAGTTTAGTGCTTGACTTCcacaaaacagcgttttctttaaaaaggcTGTTTCGAATACAATGAAAGTAGCCTAGCCAAAAACGCTACATTAATTTCACTGCATGTAACGTGCAACCAACCTCATGCAATGTTTCCGTTTTGCCACAGTCTCGCAACTTTAATCTCAAGCAATCTTGTTTATTTGCTTGTtggttcgtttgtttgtttgcttgtttgtttgtttgcttccttGTTTCTTCACTACACCACTCAAAAGTTATGCCGAAAAATAACTCCAGATCAGGCGAATGCACAATGTGAGACGCCTCCGCAGCGATATCGCGAGTACGAAGACGATAAATCATGCTTGTGAGTGAAAGATAAGTGATGACAGGTGCATGCACAGAAAAGTACTACACATATCTAACAATAGTTACGGCTACAGTGGCGCATACCCCGTCTGGGTGATTAGCCAAGAATGAGTACGCACCCAATGGCACATACCGCATGGGTAAATCAAGTAAAGTAAATCAAAGATACTTTCGAAGACATTGCCCTTGTGTCATGAAGAGGTCCGTAAATTTTGTGCACACTTCTACGCTCTGGTGCATACTTCGCAAAGTgtgcactttgcgtgtattcgcgggcttctttcacgctctgaaaaacactcttatgtaacacgtattgagcaacagaaagctgtatcgcgagtttctcatgttgctctatgATGGTCTCATTTGCGCTTTTCATGTAATTGTAATAATTGAGATGTATAATTCATTAGACTGATTATCTAATTAGGTAGAATGCTAAAGCTAATCTAAGTATCTTCGAGCCGACTGCAAAcatcattaccttggttctgtccagctacgcagCATTTGCACGTAGATTTTtgaagtttggctcaagttaagcgaaacattctgtacaaacgtgaatttttttcttgcagaaCGTTCGCACATACGGCTATGTTTGAAAAGGTGTTCTTTAGTGGCACtcgttcttgtttgtttgttttctgcgGTTAATTCTGGAGGCCACAAGCTGGGAAGCCATAACAGAGACCCACTTTAATCATCCATGCTTTGGGAAGATTGAAAGCGAGAGTAATTTGAAAATTTAGTGCCATAAGACATAAAAAAGTGTGCAACCTTCAGCACGCGCGTAATTTTCCCCTGAGTAGGCCACTTTATTTGATTCACTGATGAGACTGAACACCCTAAAGCTGCACGAGGGCTCTGACCTCACTGAAGTTTCAGAATATTTTTGGCCACTTGGGATTCTTCCACGAGTAACTAAATATAAGTACTCGGGTAAGCTTCAACTCTGTTCCCATTGTTTAAACGGCTTCAGCTGGCGGGAGTTACATCGCGAACGCGTGCTGAGAATCAAAACACCGTAGCAGCTGGGTCACCAAGGGAGCTTTTCGTATGCTTCTTTTATTGGGATAGGCAATCATATGGACAcgtccaggcgcatttctgccgtcgccgtcgccgtgatgtttggTACAAAGTCCGAGGGCGATGACATCGTGGTCGCGTGCCGTATGCtttatgtgcgagtaaaagcgtgtAAGGGTGGGccaacgatcgcggctcaatctcgcccgcgcaaGGGGGAGGTAGGAGGGCAGGgagcgcgccatcttccgtcgtGCGCAAGGCGGGGGGAGAGAAGGGAGGGGGTTTCTAGTCCAGTGgcagctgcgtatggcgcagccGCGCGTGGTAgcgtgggccctatcttgaaagcgatcaggGATGGGGGCAGTGCGCCGAatgccgatagcttcgtgtgcactgtgttttcgccgcttagttggcattgaagcgagagggagcagaaaggccaattcgctcgctgctgctgccgcgcttcctcgctccagcgttttgactgcGAGTTTTCCGCAGTAATCGAGTGAGATATCTCGATTACTCGATATATATATCTAGATATATATTGAGCTCGCTTGATGTGAggttgtgcacgcgtgacaccatgatttgttaatttagttagcgaatgtttacaagtctatACGGCAGATAAATCTAATGGGGTTACTTTGTGTAGATGTCTacgaatttgctatcgcaatcgattcttcgcctttcgggcaaagcTTCGACTTTTTCAAGCAGCCACTTCGCAGCTAGCATTAAGTTGCAACTGCCCTTTTACACCTTAACCTGCAAATTAGGGTGCAATAGGCCGACAATTTCCTCCAGGGCAGGCCGCTCTgtgtgattcgctgatgaggcATAATGTGGAAGCAGCACCTGGGCCACTTGAATATACGCCATAGCAGATGATTTATAATAATTTTAGCCACCTGCGTGGGAAATATTTTTTGTTACCCTCAACAGTGCCGGTTTGTCCCATAGCTAAAACCCTTAATCTTGAGGGGCGACATGACATGGTCGATGAGAAAAAATATGGATTTCTTTTCTGACGCATTTTTGTGGCCAGTGAATGGGACACGGCAACTCCACAATACAGTAAACTGACTGCAAGAAAACTATATTAACTTTCATTGCCATCAGTGTGAGAATCACGTCTCGGATGTTTCGGTGAGCAATGGGTGGTCAGAATTGACACGCATGTAACGTTCAACTGTAGACACTGGTCCCAGGCGTCGTAGAAAATAGAATAGCGTCTATCCTGGGCG
This window contains:
- the LOC135906914 gene encoding NADH-cytochrome b5 reductase 3-like, whose protein sequence is MFALPEQFALLHNQALLLFAAGVGLMVLYARRSDRLAKAAAVPLLLDVNHDYTVHLKERVQVTHNTLLLRFQLPKENQVLGCAVGQHVYLWTRRGERLLVRPYTPVSLRDQRGSFDIIVKVYRPGTSSSFPAGGAMSQVLDSLKPGDPIQVQGPKGNFEYVGRGRFVMESGTVLCLASHIGLVAAGSGVTPMLQLLRHKFADPNDVTRIFMVNVNHSEKDIIMHKELKEYAKHQQRMFRLCNVLTEMPVRNVLKKMHEDYVEGPLTQTILEEYLPPPSSYSIILVCGPPRMVSELCQPALRNIGHDRLRVLIY